In a genomic window of Rhopalosiphum maidis isolate BTI-1 chromosome 4, ASM367621v3, whole genome shotgun sequence:
- the LOC113558964 gene encoding facilitated trehalose transporter Tret1-like, with amino-acid sequence MSKKGVYRQIYVTIVATLSIFISGMWLGWPSSVVEKFIKHETDFNATMGELSWIVATMDLGNVISPLLAGHLMDWLGRKPSTAVLGPLFMITWALALWVPTAWALYTARLLAGMGKGMSYTVVPVYLGEIASPAIRGALGSVFCLQLHFGFLLEAIVGPLVSYRTLNAMSAVVPILFFVTVVWLPESPYYLLKRERRPEAAECLQWFRGGGDVDHELDRMAVNVRQEMENRATFRELFSSRKDMRALAIVVVACATQRAGGISCIMAYSALILPDDSPLLNKHQSVMLFAITLVVANFVAVGLVDRVGRKSLLFISEVGMGVVTLTFTVYFFCSRGSGGEWVVRELSWLPYLCHLLFAVMFAAGVGFVPVVFLGEMFPVNIRSHCSAIASITLAFCSFVTNKIFLFVSNNYGFYVMFTLFTVVNFSGAFYTYKYAIETKGKTLQEIQEQLQETVGPRREKSDPNDN; translated from the exons ATGTCCAAGAAGGGTGTGTACAGACAAATATATGTCACCATAGTCG CGACGTTGTCGATATTCATCAGCGGCATGTGGCTGGGGTGGCCGAGCTCGGTGGTGGAGAAGTTTATCAAGCACGAGACGGATTTCAACGCGACCATGGGCGAGCTGTCGTGGATCGTGGCCACAATGGACCTGGGAAACGTGATCAGCCCGCTGCTGGCCGGCCACCTGATGGACTGGCTTGGCCGGAAGCCCAGCACCGCAGTGCTCGGGCCGCTGTTCATGATCACGTGGGCGCTGGCGCTGTGGGTGCCCACCGCCTGGGCGCTGTACACGGCCCGTCTGCTGGCCGGCATGGGCAAGGGCATGTCGTACACGGTGGTGCCCGTGTACCTGGGAGAGATAGCGTCGCCCGCCATACGCGGGGCCCTGGGCAGCGTGTTCTGCCTTCAGCTGCACTTCGGCTTCCTGCTGGAGGCCATCGTCGGGCCACTGGTGTCGTACCGGACGCTGAACGCCATGTCTGCCGTCGTGCCGATCCTGTTCTTCGTCACCGTCGTCTGGCTGCCCGAGTCGCCGTATTACTTGTTGAAGCGCGAACGTCGGCCCGAGGCGGCCGAGTGCCTGCAATGGTTCCGGGGTGGCGGTGACGTGGACCACGAACTGGACCGGATGGCGGTGAACGTGCGCCAGGAGATGGAAAACCGGGCCACGTTCCGGGAGCTGTTCAGTAGCCGGAAGGACATGCGGGCGCTGGCCATCGTGGTGGTCGCGTGCGCCACGCAGCGAGCGGGCGGCATCAGCTGCATAATGGCCTATTCGGCGCTCATACTGCCGGACGATTCGCCACTGTTGAACAAACACCAGTCGGTCATGCTGTTCGCCATCACGCTTGTCGTGGCCAACTTCGTGGCTGTCGGACTCGTGGACAGGGTGGGCAGGAAATCTCTGCTATTCATATCCGAAGTGGGCATGGGCGTGGTCACGCTTACGTTCACCGTGTACTTCTTCTGTTCCCGCGGCAGCGGCGGAGAGTGGGTCGTCCGCGAGCTCTCGTGGCTGCCGTACCTTTGTCACTTGTTGTTTGCCGTCATGTTCGCGGCGGGCGTGGGGTTCGTGCCGGTCGTGTTCCTCGGCGAGATGTTCCCCGTCAACATCCGGTCGCACTGTTCGGCCATCGCATCTATCACTTTGGCGTTCTGCTCGTTCGTCACCAACAAGATTTTTCTGTTCGTGTCCAATAACTACGGGTTCTATGTCATGTTCACGCTGTTCACCGTAGTCAATTTTTCCGGCGCGTTCTACACGTACAAGTACGCCATTGAGACGAAGGGCAAAACGCTCCAAGAGATCCAAGAGCAGCTGCAGGAGACCGTTGGGCCCCGCCGAGAGAAGTCCGAtccaaatgataattaa